From Apis mellifera strain DH4 linkage group LG5, Amel_HAv3.1, whole genome shotgun sequence, the proteins below share one genomic window:
- the LOC411122 gene encoding splicing factor 1 isoform X2 — MPTVLPTNLTPEQEKAYLFQLQIEEISRKLRTGDLGIPLNPEERSPSPEPIYSSDGKRLNTREYRTRRKLEEERHNLIQKILKINPEFKPPPDYKPPIIRVHDKVMIPQEEHPDINFVGLLIGPRGNTLKSMEKETGAKIIIRGKGSVKEGKVGRKDGQPLPGEDEPLHAYITANNLDAVKKAVERIHEIIRQGVEVPEGQNDLRRNQLRELALLNGTLRENDGPRCTNCGASDHKSWLCPDKPNVTNNIVCSSCGGAGHIARDCRSKRPGQGGPAAAGMGGMGPGGDKAKIDEEYMSLMAELGEGPPPDRSKTGQPRQPNPNPNYPGLFDRQQAPRALMAAPAHPPPQMMQGGPMMPPPGMAPPPWSQGEVNNMNGMNMQWQPPVSMPPPPGVMQPPPPPPGSTSQPNIPPLMPWMAGNNQPPPPGQMPPTQIPPPGMGIPPWQQGQQGPMRPPPPGTAPPPGFPGWQPQQMGGWPPAAPVPPPPQQQTPAPPGIDLNTLPTLLAQPPPPPPPTS, encoded by the exons aTCTCCATCTCCAGAACCTATATATAGTAGTGATGGAAAACGGTTGAATACGAGAGAATATCGTACTAGACGTAAATTGGAAGAAGAGCGTCACAATCTTATTCAGAAGATTCTCAAAATTAATCCAGAATTTAAACCACCACCagattataa accACCAATTATACGAGTACATGATAAAGTAATGATTCCTCAAGAAGAACATCCAGATATTAACTTTGTTGGTCTTCTAATTGGTCCACGTGGAAATACgttgaaat cAATGGAAAAGGAAACTGGAGcaaagataataattcgtGGTAAAGGTTCtgtaaaagaaggaaaagttgGAAGGAAAGATGGACAACCTTTACCTGGTGAAGATGAACCTTTGCATGCATACATTACTGCTAATAACTTGGATGCTGTAAAAAAGGCCGTTGAAAGA attCATGAAATTATACGACAAGGTGTGGAAGTACCTGAAGGACAAAATGATTTGAGACGTAATCAACTTAGAGAATTGGCTTTATTGAATGGAACATTACGTGAAAATGATGGACCACGTTGTACTAATTGCGGTGCATCCGATCATAAATCATGGCTG tgtCCGGATAAACCAAATGTGACAAACAACATAGTATGCTCAAGTTGTGGTGGAGCAGGTCATATTGCACGTGATTGTAGATCTAAGAGACCTGGACAAGGTGGACCAGCTGCTGCAGGCATGGGAGGAATGGGACCAGGTGGAGATAAAGCTAAAATAGATGAAGAATATATGTCTCTTATGGCAGAATTAGGTGAAGGTCCACCACCTGATCGTTCTAAAACTGGACAACCACGTCAACCAAATCCAAATCCTAATTATCCTGGTCTTTTTGATag aCAACAAGCACCTCGTGCTTTAATGGCAGCACCAGCACACCCGCCACCACAAATGATGCAAGGTGGACCAATGATGCCTCCGCCAGGAATGGCTCCACCACCATGGAGTCAAGGAgaagtaaataatatgaatggtATGAATATGCAGTGGCAACCTCCAGTTAGTATGCCTCCACCACCTGGTGTAATGCAACCACCTCCACCACCGCCTGGTTCCACATCTCAACCAAATATTCCACCATTGATGCCTTGGATGGCCGGAAATAATCAACCACCGCCACCAGGACAAATGCCACCTACACAAATTCCACCACCTGGAATGGGTATACCACCATGGCAACAAGGACAACAAGGACCAATGCGTCCACCTCCACCTGGAACTGCTCCACCACCAGGTTTTCCAGGATGGCAACCACAACAAATGGGCGGATGGCCACCAGCAGCTCCTGTTCCTCCCCCACCTCAACAACAAACACCAGCTCCACCTGGCATTGATCTCAACACTTTACCTACATTATTAGCACAACCACCTCCCCCACCACCACCAACTAGTTAG